In Anaerolineales bacterium, a genomic segment contains:
- the rplQ gene encoding 50S ribosomal protein L17 yields MRHRVRGKLLGRSIGQRNALRRTLITQLLTHERIKTTRTKADAIRGAAERMITQAKRSLKKDAANQIHIRRLLKARLDDPNVVSKIFDELAPRYAERPGGYTRISKLGPRKGDGAEMVILEFVDRPTAGTGSDQAGTNLVRRAGGLFSRIRGRGGNTPSDGEANAS; encoded by the coding sequence GGAAGTTGTTAGGGCGCAGTATTGGGCAGCGCAATGCGCTCCGCCGGACATTGATCACCCAACTTCTGACACACGAACGGATCAAGACCACCCGCACCAAAGCGGATGCCATTCGTGGCGCTGCCGAGCGGATGATCACCCAGGCGAAGCGCAGTCTGAAGAAAGACGCCGCCAACCAAATCCATATTCGCCGCTTGTTGAAAGCGCGGTTGGATGATCCGAACGTCGTCAGCAAGATTTTTGATGAACTCGCACCCCGCTATGCAGAGCGTCCGGGCGGTTACACCCGCATTTCCAAACTCGGACCCCGCAAGGGCGATGGGGCGGAAATGGTGATCCTCGAATTCGTGGATCGTCCAACGGCAGGCACCGGCAGCGACCAAGCAGGGACAAATTTGGTGCGGCGGGCGGGCGGTCTTTTCAGCCGTATTCGTGGGCGGGGCGGGAATACGCCCTCCGACGGCGAGGCGAACGCCTCTTAA